Within the Medicago truncatula cultivar Jemalong A17 chromosome 4, MtrunA17r5.0-ANR, whole genome shotgun sequence genome, the region TATGCTCTTCTTCACTATCTTTCCACTATTCCTCATTTCTCTTTTTGCCATCATAAAATATTGGCATAATTCCAACAATTCTTGTGCCACCAAAAAAAACTTACCTCCTTCACCTCCAAGATTTCCTCTACTTGGTAACCTCCACCAACTTGGCTTATTCCCTCATTGCACACTCCAAAATTTAGCTCACAAATATGGCCCTTTAATGCTTCTTTATTTTGGTAAGGTACCGGTGGTTGTAGTTTCCTCTGCTGATGCAGCAAGAGAAGTAATGAAAACTCATGACTCGGTCTTCGCTGATAGGCCACATCGTAAAATCTTTGATATCCTTTTCTACGGTTCCAAAGATGTGGCAAGTTGTGGATATGGTGAGTATTGGAAACAAGTAAGAAGTCTCAGTGTATTAAACCTTCTGAGTAACAAAAGAGTTCAATCTTATCGTCGTGTTAGAGAGGAAGAATCTGCAAAAATGATGCTAAGTATTCAACAGAAGAATACTTGTGTGAATTTAACAGAGTTGTGTTCTACAGTTACTAATGATATAACATGCAGGGTGGTTCTAGGCAAAAGATACCGTGATGAAGGTGGAGTTCTTCCGGAGCTAATGTTGGAGTTTGGAGAGTTattagttattttctttataggAGATTACATACCTTCACTTAATTGGTTGGGTAAGGTTAATGGTTTTTATAGTAAGGCAGAAAAAGTAGCCAAACATATGGAtgcattttttgaaaaagttattgATGAGCACATCATTGGTAGTCGATCTGATGGCCATGTTGGTGAAGGAAACAGTGATTTTGTGGACGTTTTGCTTTCAGTTCAAAAGAGCAATGATACTAGCTTCTCAATTGATAGAACTGCAATTAAGGGTTTGTTACTGGTAAGAATATCATTTTTCCCTTTTAGTTATGTCACTTACAAACAAATTTTGTGCATTAAGTTCTATGAAATTGATACCTAGAAGCATAAAACTGATTTTGATATATTTGCCTCTTATGCAATAAAATTGATGTTGTTTCCATAAAATTGAGTGTATTTTTGGATGAGCGGTAAATTTGTCAAATCACGGTGTCATCATGATTTTGTTCAAGCTCTCAAGCGTACTTTTCAACAAAATCGTGGTGGCTCACCGTAGTTTGAAGCTCTCAAGTGTACTTGTCAATCttaccctcaatccaaacacgcAACAGTCACTCTAACTGAATCTTAAATTTGAAGCTTCTACatcaaaatgtaatttttttatttgaaagttATTGTTTGGCTCACTTTTAGGTGAATGCTTTAACACAAATCATTTTTATGATGTCTTACTTTTAACCAACATCAATTAATTTATATCAATTTCCGTCCCTCTAGTACCAACACATCCTATGAATCATAAGATTTAGTGAAATTAGTAAGGTTTGGTAGCTATATAGTGTAAACTAAATTATACTTTCTCTGTAGGACATGTTTATTGCAGGTACTGATACTACTTACACAGTCCTAGAATGGACAATGACAGAACTATTAAGACACCAAACAGTGATGCATAAATTGCAAGATGAGGTGAGAACTGTGGTTGGTAACAGAACTCATGTAACTGAGGAGGATTTGGTTAGCATGAACTACTTGAAAGCTGTGATCAAAGAAACTCTTCGCCTCCATGCACCAGTTCCGTTATTAGTCCCTCGAAAATCAATGGAAGATATCAAACTAAATGGCTATGACATTGCAGCTGGTACACAGGTAATAGTCAATGCTTGGGCAATTGCAAGAGACTCTTCAATTTGGGAAGAACCTCTAGAGTTTAAACCAGAAAGGTTTATGAATAGTTCAATAGATTATAAAGGATTGGATTTTGAACTTATCCCATTTGGAGCAGGAAGGAGAGGTTGTCCTGGAGTGTTGTTTGCTATTTCTATCAATGAATTGGTTTTAGCGAACCTTGTTCATCAATTTGATTGGAAATTGCCTGATGGTGTAGAAGGGAAGGATCTGGACATGTCTGAAACTAATGGCCTTACTTGCCGTAGAAAATACCCTCTACTTGCAGTTGCTACCAGATACGACATAAATGAATACAGTTAAAATAGCAAGAATggcattattatattataaaataaaggtaaaatTGTTTGAAAGTGTGGTTTAATACTTATATGTTATTGAATGATGTATATTgatgtttgaactttgaacaaATTTAGTTCAAGTAAAGcatcaatttagtttttgaaattgTTAGGGGATGTTAATTTGATCTCTCAAATTTGCCAATAGAAATAAAGGTATGTGATGTTGTAAGGCGTTGTTCAATTTAGTCCTCCTGTTAAATTATTACGATGGCGAACATGACATGGATGATAGAAACATATGTTGCATGTCCAGACGTAATCAATACAGTGTTGTCACGCTTAAGGACTAACATGATCAATTATTGTTTTGAAATAACTATGCATTTCTTTACTGAATACCCGCCACTCGTTTTTTGTATTGAACCATTTGTCATTTAACTAAATAGAAGCACCAAATTGATTGACACCATACAATTTCAAAGACCTTATTGTCTATTTGCAAATTTTAGGACCAAAATGATTGATCCGTCAAAAGCTGAACTGCACAATTATGCAAATTTTGGATCGCTA harbors:
- the LOC25493199 gene encoding cytochrome P450 736A117 isoform X2, which translates into the protein MHHLAQVHLKINPLIDHHHQQVPVVVVSSADAAREVMKTHDSVFADRPHRKIFDILFYGSKDVASCGYGEYWKQVRSLSVLNLLSNKRVQSYRRVREEESAKMMLSIQQKNTCVNLTELCSTVTNDITCRVVLGKRYRDEGGVLPELMLEFGELLVIFFIGDYIPSLNWLGKVNGFYSKAEKVAKHMDAFFEKVIDEHIIGSRSDGHVGEGNSDFVDVLLSVQKSNDTSFSIDRTAIKGLLLDMFIAGTDTTYTVLEWTMTELLRHQTVMHKLQDEVRTVVGNRTHVTEEDLVSMNYLKAVIKETLRLHAPVPLLVPRKSMEDIKLNGYDIAAGTQVIVNAWAIARDSSIWEEPLEFKPERFMNSSIDYKGLDFELIPFGAGRRGCPGVLFAISINELVLANLVHQFDWKLPDGVEGKDLDMSETNGLTCRRKYPLLAVATRYDINEYS
- the LOC25493199 gene encoding cytochrome P450 736A117 isoform X1; this encodes MSTFLQSFLSHEIFSSFPMLFFTIFPLFLISLFAIIKYWHNSNNSCATKKNLPPSPPRFPLLGNLHQLGLFPHCTLQNLAHKYGPLMLLYFGKVPVVVVSSADAAREVMKTHDSVFADRPHRKIFDILFYGSKDVASCGYGEYWKQVRSLSVLNLLSNKRVQSYRRVREEESAKMMLSIQQKNTCVNLTELCSTVTNDITCRVVLGKRYRDEGGVLPELMLEFGELLVIFFIGDYIPSLNWLGKVNGFYSKAEKVAKHMDAFFEKVIDEHIIGSRSDGHVGEGNSDFVDVLLSVQKSNDTSFSIDRTAIKGLLLDMFIAGTDTTYTVLEWTMTELLRHQTVMHKLQDEVRTVVGNRTHVTEEDLVSMNYLKAVIKETLRLHAPVPLLVPRKSMEDIKLNGYDIAAGTQVIVNAWAIARDSSIWEEPLEFKPERFMNSSIDYKGLDFELIPFGAGRRGCPGVLFAISINELVLANLVHQFDWKLPDGVEGKDLDMSETNGLTCRRKYPLLAVATRYDINEYS